TCCTTCATCATTAAGTTTAAATCATAAAGTGTATCAGTGGATTTTCCACTAACAAAAATATTACTTCTATGTCATTGTCATATGATAGGGATTCCAAGAAGCAATTCGATGGGTAGAATATTTCAATCTATGACCAATGTTGCTGACCACTTGCCAAGCTCAGAGGAGGCAATTTGCAGGGGAGAATATGCAGTCATAAGAAGCTTGGTTCGGGTGTTAGAGGTACTGACATTAAATTTGATATTTCTTGTATAAAATGAGAATTTATTCTTGTTATTCTAATTTGCTAACATTCTTCAGGGTGGTGTTGACGGGAAAAGACAAGTGGACAAAGTCATTGACAAATGTGCTTCAATGCAGGTTTCTGTTTTTAACGTCTCTTTGAATGTTGTGAATTTCTTTCCATGTATTTTGTGGGTTGAATCTTCATATTTCTAAAATTGCCTCATTAAATCCGTGTCTTTCATTAAATTCAGAATTTGCGTGAAGCAATTGGCACCTATCGTAATAGCATTTTGCGACAACCAGATGAGATGAAAAAGGAGGCATCACTTTCCTTTTTTGTGGAGTACTTGGAGAGATACTACTTTTTAATATGTTTTGCGGTGTACCTTCATTCAGAAAGGGATATACTCCTCTCTAGTACTGCTGGTCAAAGTAGTTTTTCTGATTGGATGAGAGCAAGGCCTGAACTCTACAGCATTATTCGCAGGTTAAACTTTATTCACTATGTGAGGTCTATGTTTTGTTACTTTTCCTTTTTGATTTCTCTTCATTAAGCCTGTGGAGTGTGGATGTATAAGTATCGAGTCAAACTGAGTTTGACTATTGAATTGTATATCTAGCAATGATCATGATTGTTACTGAACTGAGCTTGATTTGACTTTCAGACATAATCTTTTATATATGGTCCAAGGTTTTGATCACCAATGTATTTGGCATGACTCGTGATGGTTGGCACTGCAGGTTACTCAGGAGAGATCCAATGGGTGCACTTGGATATTCAAGTTTGAAACCATCTTTAACGAAGATAGCCGAATCAACTGATGTCCGGCCTTCTGAGATGGGTATGGTTGCTGCCTTGAGAAAGGGTGAGGTTCTTGGCAGTCAAACTGTTCTTAAAAGTGATCACTGTCCTGGATGCCAAAATCCAAGTTTGCCGGAGAGAGTAGACGGTGCTCCTAATTTTCGAAAAATTCCTGGATTTCCAGTTTTTGGTGTTGCGAATCCAACTGTTGATGGTATCCGATCAGTCATTAAAAGAATTGGCAGCACTAATGGTGGACACCCAATACTTTGGCATAATATGAGAGAAGAGCCTGTGATTTACATCAATGGGAAGCCATTTGTTCTTCGAGAAGTTGAAAGACCATACAAAAACATGTTGGAGTACACGGTAAACATTGCATTTGACATATCTTTTCGATAAATTTGAAGTTATGAAAGGGGATGGCGAAATAGATGTTGTCAGAAAAACTGGCTCATGGTTTGAAATTAGATGCTGTTTTGAATTCCATATTAATTTGGTATTCTTTCCTCCTATTATTGGTGAACTGGAAGCTGTAATTTGTTCTTTCAGGGTATTGGCCGTGAAAGAGTGGAGAAAATGGAAGCACGATTAAAAGTAGACATTTTAAGAGAAGCTAAACAATATAGCAGTGCCATAATGGTTATTCATGAAACAGATGATGGACATATATATGATGCTTGGGAGCAGGTTACCTCTGATGTGATTCAAACGCCGCTTGAAGTTTTCAAAAGCCTGGAAGCTGATGGGTTTCCCATTAAGTATGCACGTGTACCCATCACTGACGGAAAAGCTCCTAAACGTTCTGACTTTGATACTTTGGCAATTAATATTGCTTCTGCTGCAAAGGACACTAATTTTGTTTTCAATTGTCAGGTAATTTCTTATTCTTTATGAATACATTCATTTATGTTCATCACTGGTTCTTCTAGTATTTTTCTCCTTCTCATTTATAGCTGCTAATATCTCATTGATATAACAGATGGGTCGGGGAAGGACTACTACTGGTACTGTCATAGCCTGCCTTGTAAAACTTCGCATTGATTTTGGTAGGCCCATTAAAATATTGAGTGATGATATGACCCGAGAACAATCAAATAGTGGTTCTTCAAGCGGAGATGAAGCTGAGGGCTGTGTCACTGCATTGACCTCCAGTACTTCACAAATGAAGATGGACGAGAAACAAAACCGTGTTTTTGGTATAAATGACATTCTCTTGTTATGGAAGATAACCACATTATTTGATAACGGTGTTGAATGCCGAGAGGCCTTAGATGCTGTTATTGATAGATGTTCTGCACTCCAAAACATTCGTCAAGCTGTTCTACAATATAGAAAAGTATCCAATCAACAGCATGTTGAGGATAGGGTAAGGAGGGTGGCTTTAAATCGCAGTGCTGAGTACTTGGAACGGTACTTCCGTCTAATTGCTTTTGCAGCATATCTTGGAAGCGAAGCATTCGATGGGTTTTGTGGACAAGGAGATTCCAAAATGACATTTAAGGTTTGGTCACGTCAAAGGCCAGAGGTACAGGCTATGAAATGGAGCATCAGATTAAGACCTGGGAGATTTTTCACTGTCCCTGTAAATTTTCTATactcaaatgattttttttttaaatttcaaagtaGAATTGCTTTAATAATGCCAATTTAAATTTTAGGAGGAGCTGAGAGAATCACAAGAGTCTCAGCATGGAGATGCAGTGATGGAGGCTACTGTCAAGACCAGAAATGGTTCTGTTTTGGGGAAGGGCTCCATACTTAAAATGTATTTCTTTCCTGGACAGAGAACTTCCAATCATATACAAATACATGGTGCACCTCATGTCTACAaggtatttttatatatgaaagtaTTGCTAAAGAAAATAACTATTATAAAATTTGACAATTGAGTACATCGATGAAGATATAAAGTTACTGTTGACCTATAGCTTTTAGAACCAGcaaacaataataaaatataaacttgATTTGCTGACAGCATTTTGCATTATCAAATTTCATGTCATTGTCCATTGATTTATAAGTGGTATGATGACTGGGAGAATGCCATTCTTTTTCAGGTTGATGAATACCCTGTGTATTGCATGGCTACTCCAACCATCTCTGGGGCCAAGGAGATGCTAAACTACTTGGATGCCAAGTCTAAACCTGGTTTCACTGCTCAAAAAGTTATATTGACCGATGTAAGAGAAGAAGCGGTTGTTTATATCAATTGTGTTCCCTTTGTCCTTAGGGAGTTAAACAAACATGTTGATACACTCAAACACGTCGGAATCACCGGTCCTGTGGTGAGCCATCTTGTACAATAGTTTGTTTCTTGGAACATATTACAAAAGTAATTGTGTTGCACAACTCATGGTTACTTAAAATGCAGGTTGAACACATGGAGGCACGGCTGAAAGAAGACATACTGGCTGAGATTAAAGAGTCTGGTGGGCGAATGCTACTACACCGGGAAGAATACGACCCCTCGACAAACCAGTCTTCTGTGGTTGGATACTGGGAAAACATTCTGGATGATGATGTGAAGACACCAGCAGAAGTTTATTCTTTTCTACAAGATGATGGATATGATATTGTCTATCGAAGAATACCCTTAACAAGAGAGAGAGATGCCTTGGCCTCCGATGTCGATGCAATACAGTACTGTCAAGATGAGTAAGTCTCTCTCTACTTTGAAGTATATGGATCTTCTAAATCCAACATTTTTGTTGTATGACTGGTTGCACCCCTCTAAGCTCTTGCTTCATTGTAGCTCTGCAGGGAATTACCTCTTTGTATCACACACGGGTTTTGGTGGAGTCGCATATGCAATGGCCATCATTTGTATTAGACTTGGTGCAGATGCAAACTTTGCATCAAAAGTCCTGCAGCCTTCATTTGGTCCTGATGCATCTGCAGTTACTGAAGAGAATTTGCATTCCCGAGCTTCTAATGAAACAGCACTTAGGATGGGCGACTATCGTGACATTTTGAACCTTACAAGAGTCCTCGCACATGGCCCCCAAAGCAAAGCTGATGTTGACATTGTCATTGAAAGGTTGTCAAAATAGTTTGATTAGATGCTTTACTAACCATTTTTTATTATCTGAATGGAAATGCATTCAACATTAGAGTAGATATATTATGCTCCCTATCACCCCTATATTTTGTGGTCGCATTCACCAATTTTCCCTGgttcaatttaccttttctctgCAAATATATAATGTCATCACTTTTGTAGTTTTATTGTAGCTTTTTCATCATTTACCTGCCAAGGAAGTTTGATTTAGCAACATAGCTTATGATGATAGTTGTTGGCTTTTAGTTAAAGGCActgaatttttcttttttctttttaatagatGTGCAGGCGCAGGGCATATACGAGATGATATTCTTTATTACAATAGAGAATTTGGAAAGCTTactgatgttgatgatgaggaGCGTGCATATCTTATGGACATGGGCATCAAGGCTTTGAGGTACATTTACTTGCCTTGCTAACCGTAATGTTTTCTTGATGCCTACCGATGGCTATTAATATATTTTCTCGAAAAGGTATGAGAAGAATTATTCACACCCTCGCGCACACTGCTGGGGCCTATATATGTAGCGTGCGGAGGTCGGATTTACACGGATGCAGGAATTGATATAGACATTTAAACAACTAAATTTATAATAGTTTATTTTTGCGATCGGATCCCTATAATTGTTTCTAACTATTGTGTATACTTTGCATGTTAAATtatagaaaattaaaatattttgaaaagcgaatcaaacattaatataaaatctCTTTTGGTGGAGTATGAGAAATGTTACATGTTACATGTTACAAACTTTAAATACAATGGTGAGTTTATAGAAAAAATGTTCTTTAAAGAAGTTATCTATTGTTGTAAGGTTGACTTTAATTAACAACAGTGTTAAGTTAGCATTTAGCACTATTAATTATCAATCCAACCACTAAATCACAACTACCTAACATGTTGATCTTGCACCTAATGTCAAACTTTGGAAAAGAGTAGAAAATTTGAAGTACGTACGTATTATTGGATTTGTGAGAGTAGTAATCACATAAAAAAGTATGTGTACACCATATGGACTTATTGTTTATGTAATCATTTGTTTTTCTGGCAGGCGCTATTTTTTTCTTATCACATTCACATCGTATCTCTACTGTACCTCTCCTGCCGATACAGAATTTGCCGGGTGGATGGATGCAAGACCAGAGCTTGATCATCTATGTAACAATCTAAGAATAGATAAATAGTATTATGATCATGTTGATGTACAGTAGGCATTTGATGTTCCAGTTTGTCCACCAATAACTTTCTCCGTGCTGCGTGTAGCAACACTCTTGCTACTTTGCAAAGCATCATCCTGTAGTcatcttctatctgtaattgtatGTCATCAGAAGCTGGCTCTGGAATAAGGcatgtctatagaatagaaaagCTTGAAGGAGTAATTTCTGATTGCCAAACTGAAGTCTAGCCTGTTAAGGAAGATAACGGCGAGACAAAGTACTCGTTGAGAGAGCTGTTAGGTATTCGGTTACACAGCTAAGGAATGATATGTATATTTTCTTACTGATTGTATTCTTACATCAGTGTTTTTTTGGAAGTTTATTTGAAGGATGGAAAGGAGTACTTCGCAACATTCATCGATAGCTTTTGTAAAGGAGTTTGGATTTGTTCCATTTATTTATCTGTCACTGTTTATTTATGTATAAAGGAGATAATCATAAATGATGAATTAGTAAGATTCATTTTAATTAGtggatttattaataaaaattgattaaGAAAACAGCTCTGAAAAAGCTTGAAGAAGTATAAGCTGTAAAGTGAAGAGTGaggattttaaaagaaaaaaagaggtgtAAAGAAAGATGTAAAACTAAAGTAATGTACGAGGAGGACTATATGCATTAAATTTGTTACTATAACTGATTTTTATGGTAAAAGAAAGTACTAAGTTTCTGCTTCATTGATTTTAAAAGTTTGAACCTTTAATTAATGGTTAAATTAATCACAAAAGAGAAGAGAAACAACATACACTTAGGAATATAAAGATGCATTTTAGCTTTAAGTGTAGTGTAAGCTGCAGAGAATCTTTAGAAACTTACAACTAAGTTTGTTTTGTGTACGAAATTGTCTGACGTTTTTTTTCCATGTTAGTTTTGTGTATTAAGCCATTCTTTGCTCTACATTGAGGAAACCAACTTTgctttaattaattcttttaaattcataattaaaCAAAATGAGGTGGAAacacaataaaataaacaatattgtAAATTATGCTCTTGCTTTATTTtccctctttttctg
This sequence is a window from Vicia villosa cultivar HV-30 ecotype Madison, WI unplaced genomic scaffold, Vvil1.0 ctg.000037F_1_1_3, whole genome shotgun sequence. Protein-coding genes within it:
- the LOC131622681 gene encoding uncharacterized protein LOC131622681 isoform X2; the encoded protein is MLRIVKEPEEVMRMREGSVLGKKTILKSDHFPGCQNKLLTPQIEGAPNYRQAESLHVHGVAIPTVDGIRNVLNHIGARGKKQQVLWISLREEPLVYINGRPFVLRDVERPFSNLEYTGINRDRVEQMEARLKEDIVLEARRYSNKILVTDELPDGQMVDQWEPVSCDSIETPLEVYEALQKEGYLVDYERVPVTDEKSPKELDFDILVHKISQADVKTEIIFNCQMGRGRTTTGMVIATLVYLNRIGASGIPRSNSMGRIFQSMTNVADHLPSSEEAICRGEYAVIRSLVRVLEGGVDGKRQVDKVIDKCASMQNLREAIGTYRNSILRQPDEMKKEASLSFFVEYLERYYFLICFAVYLHSERDILLSSTAGQSSFSDWMRARPELYSIIRRLLRRDPMGALGYSSLKPSLTKIAESTDVRPSEMGMVAALRKGEVLGSQTVLKSDHCPGCQNPSLPERVDGAPNFRKIPGFPVFGVANPTVDGIRSVIKRIGSTNGGHPILWHNMREEPVIYINGKPFVLREVERPYKNMLEYTGIGRERVEKMEARLKVDILREAKQYSSAIMVIHETDDGHIYDAWEQVTSDVIQTPLEVFKSLEADGFPIKYARVPITDGKAPKRSDFDTLAINIASAAKDTNFVFNCQMGRGRTTTGTVIACLVKLRIDFGRPIKILSDDMTREQSNSGSSSGDEAEGCVTALTSSTSQMKMDEKQNRVFGINDILLLWKITTLFDNGVECREALDAVIDRCSALQNIRQAVLQYRKVSNQQHVEDRVRRVALNRSAEYLERYFRLIAFAAYLGSEAFDGFCGQGDSKMTFKVWSRQRPEVQAMKWSIRLRPGRFFTVPEELRESQESQHGDAVMEATVKTRNGSVLGKGSILKMYFFPGQRTSNHIQIHGAPHVYKVDEYPVYCMATPTISGAKEMLNYLDAKSKPGFTAQKVILTDVREEAVVYINCVPFVLRELNKHVDTLKHVGITGPVVEHMEARLKEDILAEIKESGGRMLLHREEYDPSTNQSSVVGYWENILDDDVKTPAEVYSFLQDDGYDIVYRRIPLTRERDALASDVDAIQYCQDEELPLCITHGFWWSRICNGHHLY
- the LOC131622681 gene encoding uncharacterized protein LOC131622681 isoform X1, with product MLRIVKEPEEVMRMREGSVLGKKTILKSDHFPGCQNKLLTPQIEGAPNYRQAESLHVHGVAIPTVDGIRNVLNHIGARGKKQQVLWISLREEPLVYINGRPFVLRDVERPFSNLEYTGINRDRVEQMEARLKEDIVLEARRYSNKILVTDELPDGQMVDQWEPVSCDSIETPLEVYEALQKEGYLVDYERVPVTDEKSPKELDFDILVHKISQADVKTEIIFNCQMGRGRTTTGMVIATLVYLNRIGASGIPRSNSMGRIFQSMTNVADHLPSSEEAICRGEYAVIRSLVRVLEGGVDGKRQVDKVIDKCASMQNLREAIGTYRNSILRQPDEMKKEASLSFFVEYLERYYFLICFAVYLHSERDILLSSTAGQSSFSDWMRARPELYSIIRRLLRRDPMGALGYSSLKPSLTKIAESTDVRPSEMGMVAALRKGEVLGSQTVLKSDHCPGCQNPSLPERVDGAPNFRKIPGFPVFGVANPTVDGIRSVIKRIGSTNGGHPILWHNMREEPVIYINGKPFVLREVERPYKNMLEYTGIGRERVEKMEARLKVDILREAKQYSSAIMVIHETDDGHIYDAWEQVTSDVIQTPLEVFKSLEADGFPIKYARVPITDGKAPKRSDFDTLAINIASAAKDTNFVFNCQMGRGRTTTGTVIACLVKLRIDFGRPIKILSDDMTREQSNSGSSSGDEAEGCVTALTSSTSQMKMDEKQNRVFGINDILLLWKITTLFDNGVECREALDAVIDRCSALQNIRQAVLQYRKVSNQQHVEDRVRRVALNRSAEYLERYFRLIAFAAYLGSEAFDGFCGQGDSKMTFKVWSRQRPEVQAMKWSIRLRPGRFFTVPEELRESQESQHGDAVMEATVKTRNGSVLGKGSILKMYFFPGQRTSNHIQIHGAPHVYKVDEYPVYCMATPTISGAKEMLNYLDAKSKPGFTAQKVILTDVREEAVVYINCVPFVLRELNKHVDTLKHVGITGPVVEHMEARLKEDILAEIKESGGRMLLHREEYDPSTNQSSVVGYWENILDDDVKTPAEVYSFLQDDGYDIVYRRIPLTRERDALASDVDAIQYCQDDSAGNYLFVSHTGFGGVAYAMAIICIRLGADANFASKVLQPSFGPDASAVTEENLHSRASNETALRMGDYRDILNLTRVLAHGPQSKADVDIVIERCAGAGHIRDDILYYNREFGKLTDVDDEERAYLMDMGIKALRRYFFLITFTSYLYCTSPADTEFAGWMDARPELDHLCNNLRIDK